The genomic DNA GCATATAAAACCAAGAGGCTCCAATAAAAGACCTAAGAAGGCTGAAATCTAACTTGAGCGCAGAGCCCTGTTTTGTCTTCTTTGTTTGGAAGTTTCCTTCCTCTAAAAGCCCTTGATGAAAACAGCTGTTTGTGCCACTGCCGCAAACCATGACTTAAGATAAACAGAGCAATAATCAGTGCCTCTTTTCCTCTCAGTCGAGATTAACATTTAGCCTCCTCCCTATGGAGGACAATGGCACATTCAAAAATGGTCAATAAACTCCACAGGATGTAGctgctcactctctctgtctcgacTACTTTCTCCTCCTGTTGTGACAGCGCTTGTGTCGCGCGCATTGAGCCCCTTGTCCTAAATGAATAAATCACTATGAGGGtgtagtgataaaaaaaaggtttcctGTGTCAATCTCATCGACAAGAACAGGCCTGGCCAGGGATACAGTCAGTGAGGGAGTGTGTGTTGATGTGCAGCAGTTGTGTGGGCATACTGCATGTGCATGAGTAATAAGAGTAATACAAAGATAATGGTGGAAGGGGAGCTCCCTGATATTTCTTGGGTACCCTTTTAAATGTCTGACAAACATTTGTAGTTTGAAATATTGATGCCTGATGTTTGATATGCAGCGAGTATGAAGTAAGTAAAAAATCCCCAAACACCAGTGGCCTTCACACTTCTAGTAAGGATGTTTCTCCCACACTAGTGACTCTCGGAACAGCCCAAGGATACAGCATTGACCCCCACTGATACAGCCTTGACTCTTCTTCTAGTCACAGCAACGAAAACATCAACCTAATGTGCTTTGGTCGCTAAAGATATTTAACTCTAATAGAAACAGTATAACAATATAACCACAGTATGAAAAGCCTGGAAGGAACCAAACAGAGAAAGTACAGGCAAACTACTACTAGATAATTAAGTCACTTTGTaaaaattatgtaataattgcaCTTTTCTGTTTCGAAAGTACAAAAAGACCCATTTACACTTGTGTGACATTTCAGCTGCGTTGTTGCTACATTTATATGATGAAATTATGTTGTAATCATTACACAACCATTTAGTTACGTGGCTAAATGTATGAAGTACATTTAGAGGAAGAGGACGGTTGAGACTGTGACTGAGTGTGCCCATTATTTAAATAGCACTTAAACAAGTTTATTGCAAATTGGCTCACAACATAAAAGACACCGAAAATGACTGTAATCTAATGTCATGGATCCCTGAACACGGTGACCTGCATCACTGACCCTTAACCACTTCCTTTTATGACTAGGTAGAGCCTGAAGTGCCACATTTTAACACTTACTGTTGCTGAAAAGATCATTAATGCATCTGGTTGTTATGCTAGCTTCAACTGAAACCCTCacactttctgtgtgtgtgtgtgtgtgtgtgtgtgtgtgtgtgtgtgtgtgtgtgtgtgcgcgtgtttgtgtgttagcgtgcgtgtgtgtgtggagaggctAATCTGGGATCTTCCTGCTGGTTTCATTAACACCCTGTAATGGACTGGATAATCATTACCATTGCAGTAGGTGTGAAAAAGGGTGAAGTttgaggtgtgtatgtgtgtgtggaggagggggggtgggggggtgggggggagacACAGCACTTGTACAAACACACGTAGAGAACTCATGCAAGTGAAAGGATACCAGATTTACCAGTAGGGTATGTTCAGTAGTCTGTGTTGCATTAGCACCTATTcaagaagaagaataaaatgTACCCTTGTAGAAAAGCAGTTCAAATGGTTAAATTGGTAATTCTAGCAGATATGAAGACATGTTTAATTAATTCACACAGGCTATGCTGCATGTCTGAATGTAAGCTGTCAGAGGCAACATGTACTAAACAGGTGGCATTCGGGCTTAAAACAAAGGAGGGCCTGTTTCTGAGCCCTGAGGGACTATCAGGATCCTGAGAACAGAGATCAGAGAAGGAAACTTAGATCCATAATGGAGCCAAAACACAGATGTCTAGTGTATACAAGTGAAATAAGTCCTGTCTGTTCCAGACATAGGCAAAACCTGCTGTCAGTTTTTTACCTGGTTGCAACAACCACATCAAGACAGCTCAGAtattgggcgcctgggtagctcacctggtagattGCGcgtccatatatagaggtttaatCCTCAACGCAGCTgtcgcgggttcgactccgacctgtggccctttgctgcatgttatttTCCCTCTcactcccctttcatgtcttcagatgtcctatagaaataaagccctaaaaaaatgcctcaaaaataatcttacaaaaaaaaaaaaaaagacagctcaCTGACACTGTGGTAACACCAGCTAACTGGCACCTATTCTgctacaaatataaatatattcatTGCCTCAAACTATTTTAGGAAGGTCTGAAGATACCTGAAGTATATTTGATGGGTATAATAGCTAAGCCTAGCTGGCAACCCCAGTAATAAAAACATGTACTGTAAGTCTAACACAAGTTAGACTTAAATGTatattaaacacattttataaCAAAAACTCTCACTCCTTTGCCAGAAATCTCCACTAGAGAAACCAGGGAAGGGTTGTCATAAAGTGCAGGGAGGAAGGCAGGGCAGGCAGGGCGGGTGTGAAACAGGAGGAGAAGGGCTTCCCCTCCTATTGTCCCACCACCACGCAGACCGGAACAGCCGTGGGGGCAACAATTTCACTTTAATCACCCTCCCCGGTCTTCCTATTGCTTTACCTAGCACACAATGGCTATTGCGGAGTTCAGTGGCGCACACACAGGAACATGGCACTCTGTCACTCTGTCACTCTGTGACACATACACAGGATGTACACATGACATGCACAGCTAATCAAATGGCACAGGTGGTCACGTGGGCAGCTACTGTATTTCATATCCAACAGAGTATAAACCAACTACTTCAAGCTGGTATTGACACTTACACTAAACCAATTTCTGTCCTTCCTCATTTATGTTCTGGCTGACCCAAAAGGCTCTCGCATGTTGCATCTGCTGCCCCCTCAGGAAAAAAAGTGGCAGTGCATAAAAACAGCCAATAGTGAGTTCATGGTTGAATCAACAAAGCTGCTACTCCACTGCTCTCTATGGGTTTAAACTTCAAGCATGTGCAGTCCAATCTGTGATGTAAGAGCATGTGTTTTGCCTTTGACGGCAGATGGAAAACACCTGCAGTGACATCATTACTGATTGGGGTGTCGGGAGAGGTGCAACTTGTTTGAAATGATCTGCCCATGAAGAGCCATACAGCAGCAGCTGTATTCAGTCTTAAGTAGTAAGGAgccagagaaggaggaggaggaggaggaggaggaggagtgggagctgtgtttgtgtgcaaggAAGGAAGTCCACTCCTCAAATCCTGGCACACACCAGTCACCCATCAAACATAAGCACAAAGATTTGACAGCAAAATCTGTGATCCATAGTGCAACTGCAATGATACACacttgcatgcatgcatgcttcTCTTTCACTAAAGTTCACCCCCACACATACTTGTAATTCACTCAATTGCAGCCTTCCTGTCTTCTTTGCAGCACTTAGCATTCTTGGATGCTCTCAACCACAATCTGTTTCAGACAAAGGATGTAGTGATCTATTTCAGCACACAAAGCTAGAGAGTTGTGCTGTGGTTTTACTTACTGCATATATAGGGGTCATTCATTATGTGTGTTGATGCTGCACTGTGGCTGTGTAGTGTTGGGGTATTGTGTAGATTATGATGTGTCTCATTTTTGGTTAGAGTGACTTCAGACTGCTTATCCTGaggatatgtttgtttttttgtgttactgCAATGAAATAGTCATTCAGAGCACACATTAAAGAGTTTGTCTATTGGTGCGTTCTGCTGCACTGAAAAAAGTCAGAACAGGATGTGGTTTAAGGCAACAGCTTATGCAATATATAAAGAAACATCCCACAGCTGTCTTTTTGGTTTCCTGAACGAACGTACATAAAAGGTATGTGTGGAGAATCTGTCACTGTACAGTTTTCTGAGAACGAAAGGGTCTACATCACTGCAATGACTGGGTAATGATACCACACATTAATAGTGTAGAACAAAACAGATTTCTACACTTTCCCTAGTTTGATGTCACATGAGATCCTGTATATATTGGCTactatctctctctgtaactGTCTGAGAGGAACATGCAATTTAACTCCCACAGGAGGTCAGTATATTTACGTTAGCCAGCAGACTATGCACCATCTTTAACCACAGTACGAATATACAGAACAGGAAACCAACTGTGCTGAcccaaaatgcacaaaaaacaggACGGAGGGATGGAAAATTGTCTGACTTTGGCTTTAAATCCATGTTGAGATTGGTAGTTGCTATCAATTGTTTTTGCACTGTGGCTATTATGACTGGTGGTACCAGGAGGGAACTTCCTCCCACTCAACTTAAGCTACCAAATCATTGAATAGAAATGTGATTTACCAAGCAGTTTCCTGTTTGATTATACAGTATGAGGCTATCTTACGATATCAGGGCTATAGCTTTACACAACTTCAATCTCCTATATCCAAGCAAATGAAAAAAAGCTGGAATTTCCCAAAGCAGCATCATGATGTACCTGCAGCATACATGTATCTATATTACTATTGAGCTATTGATGTTGGTTTTTATGTTTTCTGCTCAACTTTTCTTTGTTCTGGTTTATATGTTTcatgcagtttctgaatatgAATCTACCGGATTTTCTACCTTGTAAAAACAATGCTGCAACTGCTAACGAAGTAAACATGTAACTTGTAATATTTGTTTACATACTTCTTTCCTCTGGTTTTTCTTTGTTATCTTATATATTTAGGGTGTTTGTGTTCCTTGGGTTTAGCTTCTCAGGCACTTCCTGTAATTTCCACTGCATACAAATCCCACCTCCTTCACTAGAATGGGCAGGCTTTAACTCTAAACACAGCCATAACCCAAAATGGTCTAGTCTCTAACCTAAAGCCTTTGATTGGTAAGGTAGTTTGTGGTGGTACGCAGCCAGGAAGGACGGACTGTCTTAAAGGTCTAATTTAGGGAACTAGAATTGATAAAAACGGTTAAATACCTACATTCTTCCATTATTGTCTTTTGTCTCTAGGTAAAGGTGAGATGTCCCACGCCCACTCCACACTGAGTGTTTCACCCCCCCACCTGTACTACACCTGTCCAGAGGGTGCAACTGTCAAACTGGTGTGTAGCCGGAGAGGTGCCCCCTTGTACCCCAATGACGTCTTGAAGTATAGCTGGCTTTTCACACCCCACAGTGATCAGCACTGTCAGGGACATATTGGCCCACGCCATACTACGATGGGCCATGGCAACCACAGCTTGCCGCCAGGGTTGCATTTCGAATTTGCAGAGCACAACTTCGGGATGGTTCTGCAGAATGTGACCCACTCTGACCAGGGTCGCTACTGCTGTATGGTCCTAGACATCCAGCCGGGACATAAACACAGCTCCCTTGTGCAGAAACCCCACAGCCATGTTATTCTCCAAGTTACACCACGTAAGGACACAAAATGTATGGGTGTGAATGTGTAGTAAGTTAGTATATGGTAAACTGGCAGGCAAAGTTAACTTAGATCAATCATAGTGTCTTTTGCAAGTTAGTTTCCAAGATTCTATGCAATGTGCCACTATAAGTGCGCAGTTGTGTGTTACAACTTTATGCATAAATGTAATATGCTGATGTTGCaattaacaggcagaaacccaAACCAATGCTACActgtgacatactgtactgtgtgtgaGAAACATTTGTTCTCTCTTTCCAGGGAGAAATGGATCTCCAAACTGCACTATCTGGGATCCCACGCCACCTGGAGGTATGCCACCTTATTCAAGCTTTCATAGCAAATGAACGACTGGCCAGTTATTCCGTTTATTTAACTCCCAGTCTCTCTGTTGCTTCCCCAGGCGCCGTGCCAGTGGCCTTGGCCATCGCAGCCTGCATCTTGGCTCTGCTGTCTCTGCCTCTTATTCTGGTGCTTGTGTACAAACAGAGGCAGAATGCCCAGTCGAGCAGACGTACGTATTATTGATatgcacaaacacgcacacacacattcatttacaTGTCCCATGCTATGGGTCAAATATAAATGTCTCACACTGGGTTCCCCACAGTGTTTTGTCTGACACACATGTCCTGCCTGTGAGGTGGATTAACTGTATTTCACACAGTAGGAAGCACGTTCACACTCTGTAGTGTTCCGCTCTGTTTCAGTTCATTCACAATGGCCCATTTCCTGTTTCCTCTCTCCCAGGTGCACAAGAGCTGGTGAGGATGGACAGGTACGTTTTCCCACAGTCTGTCAGGCAGCTGGTTTTACAGGCCAGCGTTAAAACACAGCTGCTCTTTAGAATAATAATACTGTGCACATGGATAGTTCACTATGTAGTGGCCACACAACAATTCTTACACACGATTAGACTAAAACTTGTAACAACACTGCTTATAATTCTTATGAACTTTTGTTAACAACAAAAAGATTTAAAACAGTCACTTCACTGAATCATTACTAGATTTATTTAGAAACCTAAGGACTTCTGCCTAGGCCATTGGCAGTCTATGACTTTAGAGGGAAATCTATTTCCCTATCGATTACTTTACGACACAAAGGGAAGACATTTTTATGGCACACAACAGGGAGACTGCGCCGTCATTTATTCATGTGTACACAACCTACTGCCAACCATTTTGGTTGCATTAAAATATTAAAGCCCTGATTACTGCTAGAATAGAAAAGCAACACACATAAAGCTTCTAAATGTCTTGAGCaacagatgagtattgaaacaGTTGTTTGGGTCATATCAGCAATGTCTTACTCATCTGTATGCTTCCCTTTCTTGTATGTACGTGCATGTTTTCAGTGAGTCTCTTGGCCATGAGAACCCTGTGTTTCTCGGAGGATCACCGCAGATTAAGACCCGAACTGTTTCTCAGATCATGACCAGGCAGTCCTCAGAGACAGGTCGCCACCTGTTGTCTGAGCCAGGAACCCCCCTTTCTCCTCCTGCACATGGGGATGTATTCTTCCCAACAGAAGGTACAGtaggacacgcacacacacacacacacacacacacacacacacacacacacacacacacacacacacacacacacacaacagcatcTCAAGGCCAAGACAGAGAAATTGATACAGGGACTTACAGTAGGATAGGAAACTTTAGCCATCTGATTAAAGATGCTTGTTAAATAAGATGGAAAACATTAAATTACTCTGCACCGACTGGGACATAACATGATGTAAGCCATTCTCCATTGTGTTCAGCTTTTGCCCTTTAGCCTGGCTCAAACCTCTCTCTGATCATCCCCccctaacacaaagaaagctgagTATGAGTGATTCTCACTTTCAGGGGAGTTCATTTACATGGCTACGTGGGTGTATTTCAATTTAGAAGAGTGTGCACTATATCCATGACTGATTCGCTACATTCTTAATGCATACACCTGACTCCCTTCACATTCTCATTTGATACTCAAATGATGTACAAAGGTACTTGAGTAGTGGCACGTAACTGTTTTGCACAAGGACAAATTCTGGAAATACCTATTTCAAAATGTACAGCCAGTTTGGTAAAAAGGCTCTGATGCAATCAAAGAGCAACCATGGCTTTGCGTGCTTCTGCTGAAATATGCTGCGTGCGGTTGAAGTGTTGGCGGAATGACGCTCACATTCTTGCGCAAAATTGCATGCTCACAAACAGCTCTGAATTCTTCTCTTCTCCCTCGCAAGTCATTCTCCACCCATCAGCACTCTCATTTAACACTA from Sander lucioperca isolate FBNREF2018 chromosome 15, SLUC_FBN_1.2, whole genome shotgun sequence includes the following:
- the vsir gene encoding V-type immunoglobulin domain-containing suppressor of T-cell activation, with amino-acid sequence MERKLPRRRSLWGNKSIFWFCSVLFYIGLAEGKGEMSHAHSTLSVSPPHLYYTCPEGATVKLVCSRRGAPLYPNDVLKYSWLFTPHSDQHCQGHIGPRHTTMGHGNHSLPPGLHFEFAEHNFGMVLQNVTHSDQGRYCCMVLDIQPGHKHSSLVQKPHSHVILQVTPRRNGSPNCTIWDPTPPGGAVPVALAIAACILALLSLPLILVLVYKQRQNAQSSRRAQELVRMDSESLGHENPVFLGGSPQIKTRTVSQIMTRQSSETGRHLLSEPGTPLSPPAHGDVFFPTEDTILESPDFLQV